The following are encoded together in the Bacillus sp. V2I10 genome:
- a CDS encoding alpha/beta-type small acid-soluble spore protein, protein MAQSNSNSSNQLVVPGAQQAIDQMKYEIATEFGVNLGAETTSRANGSVGGEITKRLVSFAQSNMSGFSK, encoded by the coding sequence ATGGCACAATCAAACAGCAATTCTTCAAATCAACTAGTTGTACCTGGTGCTCAACAAGCAATCGATCAAATGAAGTACGAAATCGCTACTGAGTTCGGAGTAAACTTAGGAGCAGAAACAACTTCTCGTGCTAACGGATCTGTTGGCGGAGAAATCACAAAGCGTTTAGTTTCATTTGCTCAATCAAACATGAGCGGATTTTCTAAATAA
- a CDS encoding ABC transporter ATP-binding protein: protein MAELKLNNIYKMYDNKVTAVEDFNLHIEDKEFIVFVGPSGCGKSTTLRMIAGLEEISKGDFSIDGKLMNDVAPKDRDIAMVFQNYALYPHMSVYDNMAFGLKLRKFPKDEIDRRVKDASRILGLDQYLDRKPKALSGGQRQRVALGRAIVRDAKVFLMDEPLSNLDAKLRVQMRAEISKLHHRLQTTTIYVTHDQTEAMTMATRLVVMKDGIIQQVGAPKEVYEKPENLFVGGFIGSPSMNFFTGQLTEGKFSIGTQSIVVPEGKMKYLREQGYAGKELIMGVRPEDIHDEPVFIESSHGSKVDAKIEVSELMGAETMLYSKIDGQDFIARVDSRTDVRPDQIIQLALDMNKAHFFDKETEVRIRPASEQ from the coding sequence ATGGCTGAGCTTAAATTAAACAATATTTATAAAATGTATGATAACAAGGTTACGGCAGTTGAAGACTTTAACCTTCATATTGAAGATAAAGAATTCATCGTTTTCGTTGGCCCATCTGGCTGCGGTAAATCAACGACTCTTCGTATGATTGCAGGCCTTGAGGAAATCTCTAAAGGCGACTTCTCAATTGACGGCAAACTCATGAATGACGTTGCGCCGAAAGACCGCGACATCGCGATGGTATTCCAGAACTACGCGCTTTATCCACATATGTCTGTCTATGACAACATGGCATTTGGACTTAAGCTCCGCAAATTCCCTAAAGATGAAATCGATCGCCGAGTGAAAGATGCTTCACGCATTTTGGGCCTTGATCAATACTTAGACCGCAAGCCAAAAGCATTATCAGGCGGTCAGCGTCAGCGTGTTGCACTTGGACGTGCCATCGTTCGTGACGCAAAAGTATTCTTAATGGATGAGCCTTTATCGAACTTGGATGCTAAATTGCGTGTGCAAATGCGTGCTGAAATTTCTAAGCTTCATCACCGCCTGCAAACAACAACAATTTACGTAACGCATGACCAGACAGAAGCAATGACAATGGCAACACGCCTTGTCGTTATGAAAGACGGTATCATTCAACAGGTCGGCGCTCCGAAAGAAGTATATGAAAAGCCTGAAAACCTTTTCGTTGGCGGTTTTATCGGTTCACCATCCATGAACTTCTTTACAGGTCAATTAACAGAAGGCAAGTTCTCAATCGGAACTCAATCCATCGTTGTTCCTGAAGGGAAAATGAAGTATCTCCGTGAGCAAGGCTACGCCGGCAAAGAATTGATCATGGGCGTACGTCCTGAAGATATCCATGATGAGCCAGTTTTCATCGAATCTTCTCACGGATCAAAAGTAGATGCCAAAATCGAAGTATCTGAGCTTATGGGTGCTGAAACGATGCTCTACTCTAAAATTGACGGCCAGGACTTCATTGCACGCGTAGATTCACGCACAGATGTAAGACCAGACCAAATCATTCAGCTTGCTCTTGATATGAACAAAGCTCACTTCTTTGATAAAGAGACAGAGGTTCGTATCCGTCCAGCAAGTGAACAATAA
- a CDS encoding amino acid ABC transporter substrate-binding protein, whose translation MKRFFSLFALLSVFVLILSACGTGGDNKNEGDQAGSGSDAELFDKVKEEGVLVIGTEGTYPPFTFHDDKDKLTGFDVEIAQEVAKRLGVKAEFKETQWDAMFAGLDAKRFDMIANQVGIKPEREEKYDFSEPYISSAAVLVTHKENKDIQSFKDLKGKKAAQSLTSNYGEIAKENGAELVGVEGFTQAIDLINSKRADATINDKLSVLDFQNQRGNAPIQIVDESEDAAHSGLMFRKDSGKLVEEVNKALTEMKEDGTYKKISEKWFGEDVSE comes from the coding sequence ATGAAAAGATTTTTTAGTCTATTTGCACTTTTATCAGTGTTTGTACTGATTTTGTCTGCCTGCGGAACAGGCGGGGATAATAAGAACGAGGGAGATCAGGCAGGTTCTGGCAGTGATGCTGAGCTGTTTGATAAAGTAAAAGAAGAAGGTGTCCTTGTCATTGGTACAGAAGGTACATATCCGCCTTTCACATTCCATGATGACAAAGATAAATTAACCGGTTTTGATGTAGAGATCGCACAAGAGGTTGCAAAGCGTCTTGGTGTGAAAGCTGAATTTAAAGAAACTCAGTGGGACGCTATGTTTGCCGGTCTTGATGCTAAACGCTTTGATATGATTGCCAACCAAGTCGGCATCAAGCCTGAGCGCGAGGAGAAATATGATTTCTCTGAACCGTATATTTCATCGGCAGCTGTACTTGTCACACATAAAGAAAACAAAGACATCCAATCATTTAAAGACTTAAAAGGGAAAAAAGCAGCTCAATCCTTAACAAGCAACTACGGGGAAATTGCCAAGGAAAACGGAGCTGAGCTTGTTGGGGTAGAAGGATTTACACAAGCCATTGATCTCATTAATTCAAAACGTGCAGATGCAACGATTAATGACAAGCTTTCAGTACTCGATTTCCAGAATCAGCGCGGCAACGCTCCGATTCAAATTGTAGATGAGAGCGAAGATGCTGCACACAGCGGATTAATGTTCCGTAAAGACAGCGGCAAGTTAGTGGAAGAAGTGAATAAAGCATTAACTGAAATGAAAGAGGACGGCACATACAAAAAAATCTCCGAAAAATGGTTTGGCGAAGATGTATCTGAATAA
- a CDS encoding amino acid ABC transporter ATP-binding protein: protein MISIKGLHKSFGELEVLKGIDLEIEKGKVVVVIGPSGSGKTTFLRCLNVLELPTEGIIQLDQQTLDFTGNVAKKTITEFRSNTGMVFQSYNLFPHKTALENVIEGPVIVKRENKGTAVKKASALLEKVGLGDKKNFYPFQLSGGQQQRVGIARALAMEPKVMLFDEPTSALDPELIGDVLNVMKDLAAEGMTMVVVTHEMRFAKEVADEVIFMDNGVSVERGAPSEVFDRPKEERTKRFLRKLEE, encoded by the coding sequence ATGATTTCAATTAAAGGATTGCATAAAAGCTTTGGTGAGCTAGAAGTTTTAAAAGGCATTGATTTAGAGATTGAAAAAGGAAAAGTTGTTGTTGTCATTGGTCCATCCGGATCAGGGAAAACAACATTCCTAAGATGCTTGAACGTACTTGAACTTCCGACAGAAGGAATCATTCAACTGGATCAGCAAACACTCGATTTCACCGGTAATGTGGCTAAAAAAACAATTACGGAGTTTAGAAGCAATACAGGCATGGTATTTCAAAGCTATAATCTTTTTCCGCATAAAACAGCTCTTGAAAATGTGATTGAAGGACCAGTAATCGTTAAGAGAGAAAACAAAGGAACAGCCGTAAAAAAAGCAAGTGCCCTTCTTGAAAAAGTAGGTCTTGGGGATAAAAAGAATTTTTATCCTTTTCAGCTCTCAGGCGGACAGCAGCAGCGCGTGGGCATTGCAAGAGCTCTTGCGATGGAGCCTAAAGTGATGCTGTTTGATGAGCCTACCTCAGCCCTTGATCCCGAACTTATCGGAGATGTACTGAATGTGATGAAAGATTTAGCAGCAGAAGGAATGACCATGGTGGTAGTCACTCATGAAATGAGATTTGCAAAAGAAGTGGCTGATGAAGTGATCTTTATGGATAATGGAGTAAGCGTAGAACGCGGTGCACCATCTGAAGTATTTGATCGGCCAAAAGAAGAACGGACGAAACGTTTTCTTAGAAAACTTGAAGAGTAG
- a CDS encoding ABC transporter ATP-binding protein — MSTGKRLIRYAALYKRTLILALIMLAVAVGAELTGPFIAKKMIDDHILGIEKKWHETAEGENAVNYNGSWYKREDYFKPGEEKGKEVHILQVQRDYYFIPGEIQFDGDRRANGKSVIIERGTESASYTGSRLTSEQLFTFYQPEIKGLITLIAIYFGLLVFASFFHYGQRYFLQITSNRIIQKMRQDVFEHIQRLPVVYFDNLPAGKVVARITNDTEAIRELFVAVLSTFFTSAIYITGIFIALFLLDVKLALICTIILPILVVWSIVYRKYASTYNHKIRSLVSDINGTINESIQGMTIIQAFRRQEETKAEFEELNTSHFHFQNKLLSLNSLLSHNMVGFMRNCAFVALIWYFGGASLGVGSMVSIGVLYAFVDYLNRLFQPITGIVNQFAQLETARVASERVFSLLDEKGTDVSEKKEPRYKGNVAFENVWFGYKEGEYVLKNIDFEAKQGETVALVGHTGSGKSSIMNLLFRFYDIKEGKITIDGKDILSMPRQAVREHMGIVLQDPFLFTGTIASNVSLDNSEITREQVEKALKDVGADQLLKHLPLGFDEPVIEKGSTLSSGQRQLISFARALAYDPAILILDEATASIDTETEAVIQDALEVLKKGRTTFIIAHRLSTIKNADQILVLDRGEIAERGNHDELMKLKGKYYQMYELQQGKQNTLAG, encoded by the coding sequence ATGAGCACAGGAAAAAGACTGATCCGCTATGCAGCCCTTTATAAAAGAACATTAATACTGGCCTTAATCATGCTTGCCGTTGCAGTCGGAGCTGAGCTTACAGGTCCATTTATCGCAAAAAAAATGATCGATGACCACATATTGGGCATTGAGAAAAAGTGGCATGAAACAGCAGAAGGAGAAAATGCTGTAAACTACAATGGATCCTGGTATAAACGGGAGGATTACTTTAAACCAGGTGAAGAAAAAGGCAAGGAAGTTCACATTCTGCAAGTGCAGCGTGATTATTATTTCATACCGGGTGAAATTCAGTTTGACGGAGACAGAAGAGCGAATGGAAAATCGGTCATTATCGAACGTGGAACAGAATCTGCTTCTTATACAGGCAGCAGGCTCACATCTGAACAGCTGTTTACGTTCTATCAGCCAGAAATTAAAGGGCTCATTACTTTGATTGCTATTTATTTTGGTTTGCTTGTATTTGCCTCATTCTTTCACTATGGACAGCGCTATTTTCTGCAGATTACATCAAATCGCATTATTCAAAAAATGCGTCAGGATGTATTTGAACATATCCAGCGCCTGCCGGTTGTTTATTTTGATAACCTTCCAGCCGGTAAGGTTGTTGCAAGAATCACAAACGATACGGAAGCAATCAGAGAACTGTTTGTAGCGGTGCTCTCAACATTCTTTACAAGCGCCATCTATATAACAGGTATTTTCATTGCATTATTCCTGCTTGATGTAAAACTTGCATTAATCTGTACGATTATCCTGCCAATCCTGGTCGTCTGGAGCATCGTATACCGAAAATACGCTTCAACCTACAATCATAAGATTCGTTCGCTTGTCAGCGATATTAACGGAACAATCAATGAATCGATTCAGGGTATGACGATTATTCAGGCTTTCCGCAGGCAGGAAGAAACGAAAGCGGAATTTGAAGAATTAAACACATCCCATTTTCACTTTCAAAATAAGCTGCTGAGTCTGAACTCCCTGCTGTCGCATAATATGGTAGGATTTATGCGGAACTGTGCGTTCGTGGCCCTCATCTGGTATTTCGGCGGAGCCTCTTTAGGCGTTGGTTCAATGGTATCAATAGGAGTTCTTTATGCGTTCGTTGATTATTTAAACAGACTTTTTCAGCCAATCACAGGGATCGTGAACCAATTCGCCCAGCTTGAAACAGCACGTGTTGCTTCTGAGAGAGTGTTTAGCCTGCTTGATGAAAAAGGCACGGATGTCAGCGAGAAAAAAGAGCCGCGATATAAAGGAAATGTCGCGTTTGAAAATGTATGGTTCGGCTATAAAGAAGGCGAATATGTTTTGAAAAATATCGATTTTGAAGCGAAACAGGGTGAAACCGTAGCACTAGTCGGACACACAGGTTCCGGAAAAAGTTCGATTATGAATTTACTGTTCCGTTTTTACGATATTAAAGAGGGTAAGATCACAATCGACGGCAAAGATATTCTATCAATGCCGCGCCAAGCGGTTAGAGAACATATGGGAATTGTGCTTCAGGATCCATTTTTGTTCACAGGAACGATCGCTTCGAATGTAAGCCTTGATAATTCGGAAATCACCAGAGAACAAGTGGAGAAAGCATTAAAAGATGTTGGCGCAGATCAATTGCTTAAGCATCTTCCGCTTGGTTTCGATGAGCCTGTTATCGAAAAAGGCAGCACGCTCTCATCGGGACAGCGTCAGCTGATTTCATTTGCAAGAGCACTTGCTTATGATCCTGCTATCCTCATATTAGATGAAGCTACGGCAAGCATTGACACAGAGACAGAAGCTGTCATCCAAGATGCACTTGAAGTTCTGAAAAAAGGCAGAACAACGTTTATTATTGCTCATCGGCTTTCTACTATTAAGAATGCAGATCAAATTCTTGTCCTCGACCGGGGTGAAATAGCGGAACGAGGCAATCACGATGAATTAATGAAGCTAAAAGGAAAGTACTATCAAATGTATGAACTGCAGCAGGGAAAACAGAATACCCTTGCAGGATAA
- a CDS encoding CdaR family transcriptional regulator gives MIEKLASHYKEAFSLAYSHDKAEYLWFKTDEGQLFGILKNAVTEQEENLLSTLYTPYDHRFGEHSDRSEKWLHYLYGENVPPFLPSSNSIRCYYFYSKHPVADKQNFEEAMQGSIPSSTILWISRHKGIIFEENSEPVVDKESFDQWIDTFTSDFFIELYVYIGQLHRMTGSLKTKILAEQSCFEAIYKSFRRKKCITFHEALPILIFDGSSLISEQVLSEFLTESFEDGELIQTLQVYFECNLNVSLTAKKLYMHRNSVQYRIEKFIEKTGIDIKHFHEAAAAFLVMQFLEHFTE, from the coding sequence TCTTGCCTATTCTCATGATAAGGCCGAATATTTGTGGTTCAAAACAGATGAGGGACAGCTGTTTGGCATTTTGAAAAATGCTGTGACAGAGCAGGAGGAAAACTTGCTGTCCACATTATATACACCCTATGACCATAGATTTGGGGAACACAGCGATCGTTCTGAAAAATGGCTGCATTATTTGTACGGTGAAAATGTTCCTCCATTTCTCCCTTCTTCAAACAGCATCCGGTGCTATTATTTCTACAGCAAGCACCCGGTCGCAGATAAACAAAACTTTGAAGAAGCGATGCAGGGATCGATTCCATCTTCGACGATATTATGGATCAGCCGTCATAAAGGGATTATTTTTGAAGAAAACTCTGAGCCCGTTGTTGATAAAGAAAGCTTTGATCAGTGGATTGATACATTTACAAGTGATTTTTTCATTGAGCTGTATGTTTATATTGGACAGCTTCACAGAATGACCGGCTCATTGAAGACGAAAATTCTTGCAGAACAAAGCTGTTTTGAGGCGATTTATAAATCCTTTAGACGGAAGAAATGCATAACCTTTCATGAAGCTCTGCCCATCCTTATTTTTGATGGCAGCAGCCTGATCAGCGAGCAAGTATTATCCGAATTTTTAACCGAATCATTTGAGGATGGGGAGCTTATTCAAACGCTCCAAGTTTACTTTGAATGCAATCTTAACGTCTCTCTTACCGCTAAAAAATTATATATGCACAGGAATAGCGTTCAATACCGAATCGAGAAATTCATCGAAAAAACCGGAATAGATATTAAGCACTTCCATGAGGCTGCCGCTGCATTTTTAGTTATGCAGTTTCTAGAACACTTTACTGAATAA
- a CDS encoding amino acid ABC transporter permease: MYLNNIFADPERLERLADIAQSSLLPLVKGALYYTLPLTLITFVIGLILAILTALARISTIKPLQIIARIYVSIIRGTPLLVQLFIIFYGLPSVGITISPFISAVIGFSLNVGAYASEIIRAAILSTPKGQWEAGYSIGMSYAQTLKRIILPQATRVSIPPLSNTFISLVKDTSLASLILVTEMFRKAQEIASTNYEFLLMYSLAGLLYWIICFILSVIQQRIEGKLDRYVAR, encoded by the coding sequence ATGTATCTGAATAATATTTTTGCAGACCCTGAACGGTTAGAACGTTTGGCGGATATTGCACAAAGTTCCCTTCTCCCTTTGGTGAAGGGAGCTTTGTATTATACTCTTCCATTAACACTCATAACATTTGTCATTGGACTTATTTTAGCTATTCTTACTGCTTTGGCAAGAATCTCGACAATTAAGCCTCTTCAAATAATTGCAAGAATATATGTATCAATTATTAGAGGAACACCTTTGCTTGTACAATTATTTATTATTTTCTACGGCCTTCCAAGTGTCGGAATCACAATCAGTCCGTTTATTTCTGCAGTTATAGGGTTTTCCCTGAATGTCGGAGCTTATGCATCTGAAATAATCAGGGCAGCAATATTGTCAACACCAAAAGGGCAATGGGAAGCTGGATATTCAATTGGAATGAGTTATGCACAGACTTTAAAAAGAATTATTTTGCCTCAGGCTACACGCGTGTCTATACCGCCGCTGTCCAACACCTTTATCAGTTTAGTTAAGGATACGTCACTTGCATCATTAATTCTTGTAACAGAGATGTTCAGAAAAGCACAGGAAATAGCATCAACGAATTATGAATTTCTTTTGATGTATTCTCTGGCTGGTCTTTTATATTGGATTATCTGTTTTATTCTATCTGTCATCCAGCAGCGCATTGAAGGGAAACTGGACCGTTATGTTGCAAGGTAA
- a CDS encoding NAD(P)-dependent oxidoreductase: MKIALFGGTGRVGKAFLKQAINGGHQVRMLVRDPAKIEDIHKNAEIINGNALDLQCIENTVSGCNAVVSCLGTDGDNTLTVSVPLIVQVMRNENINRVITIGTAGILQARSNPELYRFQSNESKRTMTRAANEHLNAFLTLKASNLQWTIVCPTYLPDGKLTKKFRFEEDYLPQDGKQISAEDTGYFTYQVLTERSFICKRAGLAY; the protein is encoded by the coding sequence ATGAAAATCGCATTATTCGGCGGAACAGGGAGAGTTGGCAAAGCATTTTTAAAACAGGCCATAAATGGTGGTCACCAGGTCAGAATGCTTGTCAGAGATCCTGCAAAAATAGAGGACATACATAAAAATGCTGAAATCATTAACGGAAATGCACTGGACCTTCAATGTATTGAAAATACAGTTTCAGGCTGTAATGCTGTTGTCAGCTGTCTCGGTACGGATGGAGATAATACCCTGACAGTCTCAGTGCCGCTTATTGTCCAGGTAATGAGAAACGAAAACATTAACAGAGTGATTACGATTGGTACAGCTGGTATTTTACAGGCACGGTCCAACCCTGAGCTTTACAGATTTCAATCAAATGAGTCAAAACGGACAATGACAAGAGCAGCGAACGAACATTTAAATGCCTTCCTGACACTTAAAGCGTCAAATCTCCAATGGACAATCGTTTGTCCAACCTATTTGCCGGATGGAAAATTAACAAAGAAATTCAGATTTGAGGAAGATTATCTCCCCCAGGACGGAAAGCAAATATCTGCTGAGGATACAGGTTATTTCACTTATCAGGTTCTAACTGAACGGTCCTTTATCTGTAAACGCGCTGGACTTGCATACTAA
- a CDS encoding YbjQ family protein: protein MIIVTTDFVPGKEIKELKGFVKGATVQTKHIGKDLMAGLKTIVGGEISEYTEMMEEARQKAIGRMAEDARNQGANAIIGMRLQSSAVMQNASEIIAYGTAVFVED, encoded by the coding sequence GTGATAATCGTAACTACTGACTTTGTTCCGGGAAAAGAAATTAAAGAACTTAAAGGATTTGTCAAAGGAGCAACTGTGCAGACAAAGCATATAGGAAAAGATTTAATGGCGGGACTTAAAACGATTGTTGGAGGAGAGATTTCTGAATACACTGAGATGATGGAAGAAGCAAGGCAAAAGGCAATCGGACGCATGGCCGAGGATGCAAGAAATCAAGGAGCAAATGCGATCATAGGAATGAGGCTGCAGAGCTCTGCCGTTATGCAGAATGCATCTGAAATTATTGCCTATGGAACGGCTGTGTTTGTAGAAGATTAA
- a CDS encoding ABC transporter ATP-binding protein yields MFSVLVKLGWFFKKYWKRYTAAIVLLLVVNVLEIIPPKLLGNAIDDIQVGRFSSELLVQYIVLFLGLGVLVYILSYFWMYNLFGGAHLAERILRSKLMGQFLVMTPRFYEKNRTGDLMARATNDLKAISTTAGFGILTLVDSSMFMLTILLTMGILISWKLTFAAILPLPIMAIAMGIYGKKIHARFMAAQDAFGDMNDQVLESVAGVRVIRAYVQEKADVNRFNTLTDDVFRKNVSVAKIDALFEPTMKLLVGISYLIGLGYGAYLVFHNEITLGELVSFNVYLGMMIWPMFAIGELINIMQRGNASLDRINETLSYEADVKNHEQPEHIDSPKKIEFKDVSFQYPSSEVENLKHVSFTVNRGDTIGIVGKTGSGKTTIVKQLLRQYPAGSGHITMSGVPIEKIPLETLQRFIGYVPQDHVLFSRTVRENILFGKKDGSDAELNKAIDLAFFRKDLEMLPDGLNTLVGEKGVALSGGQKQRISIARALLVNPEILILDDSLSAVDAKTETAIISNIRSERADKTTFITTHRLSAVEHADWILVLDEGKIIEEGRHQTLLANNGWYKEQYERQQIEAENEGGVGA; encoded by the coding sequence ATGTTTTCGGTGTTAGTGAAGTTAGGATGGTTTTTTAAAAAGTATTGGAAGCGGTATACAGCTGCAATCGTATTGCTTTTAGTTGTAAATGTTCTTGAAATTATTCCCCCTAAATTGCTTGGGAATGCAATAGATGATATTCAGGTTGGACGGTTTTCGAGCGAACTGCTCGTTCAATATATTGTATTGTTTCTTGGACTTGGTGTACTTGTTTATATTTTATCTTATTTCTGGATGTACAATTTATTTGGCGGGGCTCATTTGGCTGAAAGAATCCTAAGATCAAAACTGATGGGGCAATTCTTAGTTATGACACCGCGCTTTTATGAGAAAAACAGAACGGGAGATTTAATGGCCCGTGCAACGAATGATTTGAAGGCTATTTCGACGACTGCCGGATTTGGTATTTTAACATTGGTTGACTCAAGCATGTTCATGCTGACGATTCTGTTGACAATGGGAATTCTCATCAGCTGGAAGCTTACTTTTGCCGCGATTCTTCCACTGCCGATTATGGCGATTGCCATGGGAATCTACGGCAAGAAAATTCACGCCAGATTTATGGCAGCTCAGGACGCTTTTGGCGACATGAATGACCAGGTGCTTGAATCAGTGGCAGGCGTGCGAGTGATTCGTGCTTACGTTCAGGAAAAAGCAGATGTAAACCGATTTAACACGTTAACAGATGATGTTTTTCGGAAAAATGTAAGTGTAGCAAAAATTGATGCACTGTTTGAACCAACAATGAAATTGCTTGTCGGGATCAGCTATTTAATTGGACTCGGATATGGAGCTTACCTAGTCTTTCATAATGAAATCACCCTTGGTGAACTGGTGTCCTTTAACGTTTACCTGGGAATGATGATCTGGCCGATGTTTGCAATTGGAGAATTGATCAATATCATGCAGCGTGGAAACGCATCACTTGACCGAATCAACGAAACATTATCATATGAAGCGGATGTGAAAAATCATGAGCAGCCGGAGCATATAGATTCACCCAAAAAGATTGAGTTTAAAGATGTATCGTTCCAATATCCTTCATCAGAAGTGGAGAACTTAAAACATGTCAGCTTTACTGTAAATAGAGGGGACACAATCGGCATTGTCGGCAAAACCGGCAGCGGCAAGACGACAATCGTCAAACAGCTGCTCAGACAATATCCGGCTGGAAGCGGTCATATTACAATGTCCGGGGTTCCGATTGAGAAAATCCCGCTTGAAACACTGCAGCGTTTTATTGGCTATGTTCCTCAAGATCACGTGTTATTTTCAAGAACGGTAAGAGAGAATATTTTATTCGGAAAGAAAGATGGATCAGACGCAGAACTGAATAAAGCGATCGATCTTGCTTTTTTCAGAAAAGATCTTGAAATGCTGCCGGATGGTCTGAATACATTAGTAGGGGAAAAGGGTGTTGCCCTATCCGGAGGTCAAAAACAGCGGATCTCCATTGCACGTGCACTTCTGGTCAATCCGGAAATCCTGATTTTAGATGATTCCCTGTCAGCTGTTGATGCAAAAACAGAAACGGCCATCATTTCTAATATTAGAAGTGAGCGTGCCGATAAGACAACATTCATTACGACACACCGTCTGTCTGCTGTAGAACACGCAGATTGGATACTTGTACTTGATGAAGGAAAAATCATTGAAGAAGGCAGGCACCAAACGCTGCTTGCGAATAACGGCTGGTACAAAGAGCAATATGAACGCCAGCAAATTGAAGCAGAAAACGAAGGCGGGGTGGGAGCATGA